The genomic stretch GCCGAGCTCCCGTCCGTAGCCGGACTGCTTGAACCCGCCGAACGGGGCGACGGGGTTGAAGCTGCCCCCATTGATATCGACCTGTCCCGCGCGGATCCGCTTGGCCACCCGCAGGGCGCGGTCGGTGTCACCCGACCAGACGGCGGCGGCCAGCCCGTAGATCGTGTCGTTCGCGATCCGGACGGCCTCCTCCTCGTCGGTGTAGGGGATGATCGAGAGCACCGGTCCGAAGATCTCGTCCTGGGCGATCGTCATGTCGTTGCGGACGTTCGAGAAGACCGTCGGCTGGACGAAGTAACCCTTCTCGATGGGAGGCTCGTCCCCGCCCGTCACGAGCGTGGCTCCCTCCTCGATGCCCCGACGGATGTAGGACAGCACCCTCTCCTGCTGGGCCTTGGAGACCATCGGCCCCAGCTTGGTGTCCGGGTCCATGGGGTCGCCCACCTTGAACGACTCGGCCGCCTTCTTCGCGAGCTCGACGACCTCGTCGAGGCGGTCCTGCGGGACGAGCATCCGGGTCCAGGCGGTGCAGGTCTGACCGCCGTTGAGGAAGGCGAAGTTGACGCCCGTGGTCACGGCCTTGGCGAGGTCGGCGTCGTCGAGGATGACGTTGGGGGACTTCCCCCCGAGCTCGAGCTGGACCCGCTTCACGTCCTGGGAGGCCACCTCGGCCACCCGCTTGCCGGCCCGGGTCGAGCCGGTGAACGACACCATGTCGACGAGGGGGTGGGCGACGAGCGCCTCGCCGACCACCGGACCCGTCCCCGTCACCATGTTGAAGACGCCCGCCGGAAGACCGATCTCGTCCAGGATCTCGGCGAGGATGTAGGCGGCGAGCGGAGCGACCTCGGACGGCTTCAGGACCACCGTGCAGCCCGCGCCGAGCGCGGGCACGACCTTGTTCACGATCTGGTGCAGGGGGTAGTTCCACGGGGTGATGCAGCCGACGACCCCGACCGGCTCCCGCACGATCTTCGAGTTCCCGACCTCCTCCTCGAAGGGGAACTCGTTGAGGATCTGCGCGTAGGTCCCGGAGATCGTCATCGGGAGCCCGGCCTGCACGACGGTGGCCAGCCCGAAAGGCATGGCCCCCACGTCGCGGCAGTAGGTCTCGGTGATCTCGTTCATGCGGGCGGTGAGGCCCTCGTTGATCTGCTGCAGGACCTTCGCCCGGTCGGGGACGGAGGTCTGCGACCACGTCTCGAAGGCTCGGTGGGCGGCCCGGACGGCGGCGTCGATGTCGTCGGGGGTCCCGGCGGGGATCTGGGCGATGACCTCCTCCGTGGCCGGGTTCAAGACGTCGATGGTCTCGCTGCCGGTCGACGGGACCCAGGCGCCGTCGATGTACAGCTTGTCGTGGTTAGCCATGCGGACCTCCCCGTAGGCGCTTCGTCGCGGTGCCCCTACAGCCTACGCGGTCAGGGAGCCGGGCCGTCCCCGATGAACGGGACCCATGCCTCGACCACGGTGCCGGTTCCGGGCTCGCTCGAGATACGCGCCCACCCCTCGGCCATCTCCGCGCGCTCGCGGATCGACGCCAGGCCGAGGTGACCGGTCTCCGGCGTCGCCGCGGTGTCAAAACCGGTCCCGTCGTCGGTGACCCTGACGAGGACCCCGTCGTCCGACGGCTCCAGGTCGACCTGGACGTTCGTCGCCCGGGCGTGCTTCCGCACGTTGATCAGCGCTTCCTGGGCGATCCTGTAGACGACGGCGCCGGTGTCCGGGGGTGGGGGCTCGGGGAGCCGGTCGGAGAGGGAGAACCCCGTCCCGGACTCGTGCAGGGTCTCCTCCAGGTAGGTCTGCAGCGCGGGGACGAGCCCTTCGAGCTCGAGGGTGCGCGGACGCAGCTCGAACAGGAGGTGCCGCAGGCGCGCGACCGCGTCCTGGACGCTCTGACGGGTCTGTTCCAGCGCCTTGCGGACGTCGGGGTCGCCGACTCGGTCCTGCACCATGCCGAGGCGCATGGCGGCGACCGCCATGATCTGGAGGGAGTCGTCGTGGATATCGCCGGCGATCCTCTTCCGCTCGTCCTCCTGCGCCCGCACCATCGTCCCTACCCGCCGGCGACGCCCGCCCCGGTCGGGCGAGGTCGCCGCGCGGGGGGCCGGACCCCGTCCGGGGCCGTCCACCAGCGCGCGCAGCGTCTCTATCGAGATCGACGCCTCGCCATGGGCCGCCCGGCGGACGGCGCCGGTCACGTCCTCGTGCTCCGATCCTTTGACGACGTACCCGACGGCCCCCGCCTGCAGCATCTCGAGGACCGTGCTCTGGTCCGAGTACGCGGAGAGCGCCACCACCCGCGTGCCGGGGGAGACGGCCAGGATCTCGCGCGTCGCAGCCGGGCCCCCGCTTGGACGCATCCGAACGTCGAGCAGGACCACGTCCGGGTGCTGCTGCACGGACAGCTTCACGGCCCGGTCGGTGTCCTCGGCCAGGCCGACCAGCTCGAAGCCGCCGGAGCCGGCCAGCAGGTCGGACAGGACCTCCCGGACGGCGGGCTCGTCGTCGGCCACCAGGACCCGGATGGGCACGTCCCCTCCTGTGCTCACGCTTCAAGCATCGTACTGCGGGACCGGAAACATGAGTTCCTGCCCTCGGGGGCAGGAACGCGGGCACCGCGCGCCGAACCCTGACGCGTCACCGTGTCCACCTGGGGAGGTTCCACCACATGCGCGTCCGCCACGTCCTGACCGTCTTCGTAAGCTCCATGCTCGTCGTAGGTGCGGCCTGGGCCGGGATCGGCCTGGCTCCCGTACCCGGGGCCGATCCCGGCGCGACGCTCGCGGTCGGGAACGCGGTCCCCGTGTCGCTCGCGGACGCAGGGGTCGGCACCGGCGAGGCGCTCGGCGCCGACGAGGCGCTCGTGGGCGCGGCGAAGGTGAGCATCAAGCCCCAGCCGGACGCCGCCGAGGGCGAGGTCTGGCAGAGGGAAGGTTGCGCGGTGATCACCAACCCGCAGTCCTCGGCGGACCACGTCGCGGACTTCTCGGGCGGTCCGTGGGCCGAGAACCCGAACTGCATCTACATGGGCGGGTACGGGATCGGGCCGACGAACCCGGTCCGGACCTGGGACGACGAGGACGACGGCGGCTACGGACTCTGGAGCCGGTCGGTCGCCGTCTCCCGGGGCGGACAGCTCGTCGTCCTGACCATCCTCGACGCCGTCTACTACTTCGGCGAGTACCGGACGATGTGTCCCGGGTGCGGGGCCTTCGACCTGGCCAACGACCTCGCCGAGGACTACGCCGCGCTCGGCGCGACCCCCTCGTCGTTCGTCTTCGCCTCCACCCACTCCCACACCGCGCCCGACTTCATCGGCGGGTGGGGCGGGGTGCCGCGGTGGTACCACGAGCAGGTCGCGGAGGCGATGAAGAGGTCGGTCGCCGACGCCCTCGCGTCGATGCGGCCCGCGACGATCGTCGCCGGGGAGACGCTGGCGCGCGCGTTCAACTCCGAGCGCCGCGACAACTACCGCTCGGCCGAGGACCCGACGCTCGCCTGGTTCCGCGCCCTCGACCGCGACCAGCAGACGATCGCCACCGTGGGCGCGTACGCCGCCCACGCGGTCAGCGTCTCCGCCGGCGCCGGCAAGGCTCACGCGGACTACCCGGCCGTCTTCGCCAGGCGCGCCGAGGACCGGTTCGGCGGGGTGGGGATGGTCTTCCAGGCCGGGCTCGGGAACATGTCACCGCGGTCCGGCCCGCCGATCGCCGGCAAGCCGGACGCGCCCAACTGGGAGCGGCAGGGGTACGGACTCGCCGACGCCATCCCCGCCACCGGCGGGACGCTGGTCACTTCGCCGGACGTGCGCGTGCGCAGCGAGTTCTGGGACCAGCCGGTCACCAAC from Actinomycetota bacterium encodes the following:
- a CDS encoding aldehyde dehydrogenase family protein, whose amino-acid sequence is MANHDKLYIDGAWVPSTGSETIDVLNPATEEVIAQIPAGTPDDIDAAVRAAHRAFETWSQTSVPDRAKVLQQINEGLTARMNEITETYCRDVGAMPFGLATVVQAGLPMTISGTYAQILNEFPFEEEVGNSKIVREPVGVVGCITPWNYPLHQIVNKVVPALGAGCTVVLKPSEVAPLAAYILAEILDEIGLPAGVFNMVTGTGPVVGEALVAHPLVDMVSFTGSTRAGKRVAEVASQDVKRVQLELGGKSPNVILDDADLAKAVTTGVNFAFLNGGQTCTAWTRMLVPQDRLDEVVELAKKAAESFKVGDPMDPDTKLGPMVSKAQQERVLSYIRRGIEEGATLVTGGDEPPIEKGYFVQPTVFSNVRNDMTIAQDEIFGPVLSIIPYTDEEEAVRIANDTIYGLAAAVWSGDTDRALRVAKRIRAGQVDINGGSFNPVAPFGGFKQSGYGRELGRWGLEEFLEIKSMQL
- a CDS encoding response regulator, with the protein product MPIRVLVADDEPAVREVLSDLLAGSGGFELVGLAEDTDRAVKLSVQQHPDVVLLDVRMRPSGGPAATREILAVSPGTRVVALSAYSDQSTVLEMLQAGAVGYVVKGSEHEDVTGAVRRAAHGEASISIETLRALVDGPGRGPAPRAATSPDRGGRRRRVGTMVRAQEDERKRIAGDIHDDSLQIMAVAAMRLGMVQDRVGDPDVRKALEQTRQSVQDAVARLRHLLFELRPRTLELEGLVPALQTYLEETLHESGTGFSLSDRLPEPPPPDTGAVVYRIAQEALINVRKHARATNVQVDLEPSDDGVLVRVTDDGTGFDTAATPETGHLGLASIRERAEMAEGWARISSEPGTGTVVEAWVPFIGDGPAP